The Drosophila bipectinata strain 14024-0381.07 chromosome 2L, DbipHiC1v2, whole genome shotgun sequence genome has a segment encoding these proteins:
- the jet gene encoding F-box/LRR-repeat protein 15 isoform X1 — MCTLHPEEEAHLASMARSPSPRTLDISRPATPTPCSLFDVCWDDVLIPHVAVYLSLKDLFNLRCCSRTAQKFSEAALEKRQELHLSGNNSSNIEDGFRVLARCCRRLEVLHLACCRWLTDDLLLPLLANNKQRLVAVNLNECVNITALSLQPIIVECKELRVLKLSKCEWLTTGAVDALTLHQSKLVEFDISYCGAIGERCLIIFFRRLNNLTVLSLANTPSVTDQVLIQIGNYCRELEHINLIGCAAISDYGVHALTVHCPRIRTLLIRRCPRVTERSLAPLRQRCLFIDRPLLEGAHNAYSLNDFYPSSFLVY, encoded by the exons ATGTGTACCCTGCATCCTGAGGAGGAGGCGCACCTGGCGTCCATGGCCCGCTCGCCCAGTCCGAGAACTCTGGACATCTCTCGACCTGCAACTCCCACTCCCTGTTCACTGTTTGACGTTTGTTGGGACGACGTTCTAATCCCACATGTTGCCGTCTACCTATCGCTGAAAGACTTGTTTAACTTGCGATGCTGCTCACGAACAGCTCAAAAATTCTCAGAGGCAGCTTTAGAAAAGCGTCAAGAACTGCATCTCTCTGGAAACAACTCAAGCAATATTGAAGATGGCTTTCGTGTGCTGGCCCGTTGTTGCCGTCGCTTGGAGGTACTGCATTTAGCCTGCTGTCGTTGGCTAACGGACGATTTGCTTCTTCCCCTGCTGGCGAACAATAAACAGCGTCTGGTGGCCGTGAACCTCAACGAGTGTGTCAACATTACGGCCCTATCCCTGCAGCCAATAATCGTAGAATGTAAGGAGCTGCGGGTGTTGAAGCTGTCCAAGTGCGAGTGGCTCACTACGGGAGCGGTGGACGCTCTGACCCTGCACCAGAGCAAGCTGGTGGAGTTCGATATCTCGTATTGCGGTGCAATTGGCGAGCGGTGCCTAATCATATTTTTCAGGAGGCTCAACAATCTAACCGTCCTGTCACTGGCCAATACTCCAAGTGTAACCGACCAAGTGCTCATCCAAATAGGCAACTACTGCCGCGAACTGGAACACATCAACCTGATTGGCTGTGCCGCCATTTCCGACTATGGAGTGCA TGCTCTGACAGTCCACTGTCCGCGTATTCGGACCCTGCTCATCCGCCGTTGCCCTCGGGTAACAGAACGATCGCTGGCACCGCTGCGGCAGCGGTGTCTTTTTATTGACCGGCCGCTCCTTGAGGGGGCACACAACGCCTACAGCCTGAACGACTTCTATCCTAGCAGTTTTCTCGTTTACTAG
- the mRpL24 gene encoding large ribosomal subunit protein uL24m, with translation MRVTQFLASKLKNFSNLPKEYIERSKKQVYWQTPKEINYLQRTVERKRFRYTTNRSWTGQFRQQNMPGTCRRHVLVEPVEEWSFFRGDRIEVLVGKDKGKQGIVTQVIPERNWVIVEGLNWHYRKVGGEKEFPGIIIKSEAPLHVLKDIRLVDPSDLQGTEFEWRFTEEGEKVRVSMRSGRIIPIPETNNQTHDYKTPNAYIEREKDTPAAVVGEITFQPKLSTFEMDIMEEMGIEEERTPAKTYWY, from the exons atgCGGGTAACACAATTTCTGGCTAGCAAACTGAAGAACTTCTCCAATCTTCCCAAGGAGTACATTGAGCGTAGCAAAAAACAG GTATACTGGCAAACTCCAAAAGAAATCAATTACCTCCAGCGAACTGTTGAAAGGAAGCGATTCCGCTATACCACAAACAGATCATGGACGGGCCAGTTCCGGCAGCAGAATATGCCGGGAACATGTCGCCGCCATGTACTCGTAGAACCAGTTG agGAGTGGAGCTTCTTCCGCGGCGACCGCATCGAAGTCCTGGTGGGCAAGGACAAAGGAAAACAGGGAATCGTCACCCAGGTGATTCCCGAGCGCAACTGGGTAATTGTGGAGGGTCTGAACTGGCACTACCGTAAGGTGGGTGGCGAGAAAGAATTCCCCGGAATCATCATCAAGTCTGAGGCGCCGCTTCATGTTTTGAAAGACATCCGATTGGTGGATCCCTCAGATTTGCAAGGGACGGAATTCGAATGGCGGTTCACAGAGGAGGGTGAGAAGGTGCGTGTGTCAATGCGATCTGGTCGCATAATTCCCATTCCGGAGACGAATAACCAAACTCATGACTACAAAACACCAAATGCCTACATCGAACGGGAGAAGGACACACCAG CCGCTGTTGTTGGCGAGATTACTTTCCAACCCAAGCTTTCCACCTTCGAGATGGATATTATGGAGGAAATGGGAATCGAAGAGGAACGAACGCCAGCAAAAACCTATTGGTACTAA
- the Jon25Biii gene encoding serine protease 1, which translates to MKVFLTILALAVASASAFDDKVFVKDVPKSSKIQGRVTNGYPASEGKAPYTVGLGFSGGWWCGGSIISNTWVLTAEHCIGDAASVTVYFGATWRTNAQYTHWVGNGDFIKHPNADIALIRIPHVDFWHMVNKVELPSYNDRYNNYNEWWAVACGWGGTYDGSPLPDWLQCVDLQIVHNDECGWTYGSVGDNIICTRTVDGKSICQGDSGGPLVTHDGNKLVGVSNFVSSNGCQSGAPAGFQRVTYHLDWIRDHTGIAY; encoded by the coding sequence ATGAAGGTGTTCCTTACTATTCTGGCTCTGGCCGTGGCTTCGGCCTCTGCTTTCGACGACAAGGTGTTTGTGAAGGATGTGCCTAAGAGCTCCAAGATCCAGGGACGTGTCACCAACGGATACCCCGCATCCGAGGGCAAGGCTCCTTACACCGTCGGTCTCGGTTTTAGCGGCGGTTGGTGGTGCGGTGGCTCTATCATCAGCAACACCTGGGTCCTGACTGCTGAGCACTGCATCGGAGATGCTGCCTCCGTAACCGTCTACTTCGGAGCCACCTGGCGCACCAACGCCCAGTACACCCACTGGGTTGGCAACGGCGACTTCATCAAGCACCCCAACGCTGACATTGCTCTGATCCGTATTCCCCACGTGGACTTCTGGCACATGGTCAACAAGGTTGAGCTGCCCAGCTACAACGATCgctacaacaactacaacgaATGGTGGGCTGTTGCCTGCGGCTGGGGTGGCACCTATGACGGCAGCCCTCTGCCCGATTGGCTTCAGTGCGTCGATCTCCAGATCGTCCACAACGACGAGTGCGGCTGGACTTACGGATCCGTCGGTGACAACATTATCTGCACCCGTACCGTCGATGGCAAGTCCATCTGCCAAGGAGATTCCGGTGGCCCATTGGTCACACACGACGGCAACAAACTGGTCGGAGTCAGCAACTTTGTCTCCAGCAATGGATGCCAGTCTGGCGCTCCTGCTGGATTCCAGCGTGTCACCTACCACTTGGACTGGATCCGTGACCACACTGGCATTGCTtactaa
- the betaggt-I gene encoding geranylgeranyl transferase type-1 subunit beta, whose amino-acid sequence MEDHVEPEPLLQSRTAKNLLRFLNLLPARMASHDNTRSTIVFFAVCGLDVLNSLHLIPPHLRQDTIDWVYGGLVVPRDNERRCGGFMGCRAMLPKTEDADVLECMRKYQWGHLAMTYTSIAALVTLGDDLSRLDRKSIVDGVAAVQKKEGSFGACIDGSEDDMRFVYCAATICYMLDYWGDVDKEAMFQFIMRSLRYDYGFSQELEGEAHGGTTFCALAALHLSGQLHRVDSTTKERMKRWLIFRQMDGFQGRPNKPVDTCYSFWIGASLCILDAFDLSDYAKNREYIISTQDKLIGGFAKWPQANPDPFHTYLGLCGLAFIGEPGLNAVNPSLNMSMAAYSHLQHLHEQWRSENGKGDEDLGLSSAAQQQLKLKIKEGDVKDTTAATTSNSPLIPAQ is encoded by the exons ATGGAAGACCACGTCGAGCCGGAGCCCCTGCTCCAGTCTAGGACCGCCAAAAACCTTCTGCGTTTTCTGAATCTCCTGCCAGCTCGGATGGCCTCGCATGACAACACCCG gAGCACCATTGTTTTCTTCGCTGTCTGTGGTCTGGATGTTTTGAACTCCTTACATTTAATTCCGCCCCATTTGCGGCAGGACACTATTGACTGGGTCTACGGGGGCCTGGTGGTGCCACGCGACAACGAAAGACGCTGTGGCGGTTTCATG GGATGCCGCGCTATGCTTCCAAAAACGGAAGATGCTGACGTTTTAGAGTGTATGCGGAAATATCAGTGGGGTCACTTGGCCATGACCTACACCAGCATAGCCGCTCTAGTCACCTTGGGCGATGATTTATCCAGGCTGGACCGCAAGAGCATCGTCGACGGTGTGGCTGCAGTACAAAAGAAGGAAGGCAGCTTCGGAGCCTGTATCGACGGTAGCGAGGATGATATGAGGTTCGTTTATTGCGCCGCCACCATCTGCTACATGCTCGACTACTGGGGCGACGTGGATAAGGAGGCCATGTTTCAGTTCATCATGCGGAGCTTGAGGTATGACTACGGTTTCAGCCAGGAGCTGGAAGGGGAGGCCCACGGCGGTACCACTTTTTGTGCCCTGGCGGCTTTGCATCTCAGCGGTCAACTGCATCGGGTGGATTCTACTACAAAAGAGCGAATGAAACGATGGCTTATATTTCGCCAAATGGACGGTTTCCAGGGACGACCTAACAAGCCCGTGGACACTTGCTACTCCTTTTGGATCGGTGCTTCCTTGTGCATCCTAGATGCTTTTGATCTGTCCGACTATGCGAAGAATCGAGAGTATATCATAAGCACACAAGATAAATTAATCGGCGGGTTTGCAAAGTGGCCCCAGGCCAACCCCGATCCGTTTCATACGTACCTGGGCCTTTGTGGATTGGCCTTTATCGGAGAGCCCGGCTTAAACGCTGTTAATCCCAGTCTGAACATGTCCATGGCCGCCTACTCCCACCTGCAGCATCTTCACGAACAATGGCGATCTGAAAACGGAAAAGGCGACGAAGACCTCGGCCTAAGCTCCGCCGCTCAGCAGCAACTGAAGCTCAAGATAAAGGAAGGCGATGTGAAAGATACGACTGCTGCGACTACCTCCAATTCGCCATTGATTCCGGCACAATGA
- the jet gene encoding F-box/LRR-repeat protein 15 isoform X2, with product MCTLHPEEEAHLASMARSPSPRTLDISRPATPTPCSLFDVCWDDVLIPHVAVYLSLKDLFNLRCCSRTAQKFSEAALEKRQELHLSGNNSSNIEDGFRVLARCCRRLEVLHLACCRWLTDDLLLPLLANNKQRLVAVNLNECVNITALSLQPIIVECKELRVLKLSKCEWLTTGAVDALTLHQSKLVEFDISYCGAIGERCLIIFFRRLNNLTVLSLANTPSVTDQVLIQIGNYCRELEHINLIGCAAISDYGVHALTQSCPLLQSLMVQRCPLVTERVLAPLRGRVHIDRPGMSYNLPAMHHHRLFLQV from the exons ATGTGTACCCTGCATCCTGAGGAGGAGGCGCACCTGGCGTCCATGGCCCGCTCGCCCAGTCCGAGAACTCTGGACATCTCTCGACCTGCAACTCCCACTCCCTGTTCACTGTTTGACGTTTGTTGGGACGACGTTCTAATCCCACATGTTGCCGTCTACCTATCGCTGAAAGACTTGTTTAACTTGCGATGCTGCTCACGAACAGCTCAAAAATTCTCAGAGGCAGCTTTAGAAAAGCGTCAAGAACTGCATCTCTCTGGAAACAACTCAAGCAATATTGAAGATGGCTTTCGTGTGCTGGCCCGTTGTTGCCGTCGCTTGGAGGTACTGCATTTAGCCTGCTGTCGTTGGCTAACGGACGATTTGCTTCTTCCCCTGCTGGCGAACAATAAACAGCGTCTGGTGGCCGTGAACCTCAACGAGTGTGTCAACATTACGGCCCTATCCCTGCAGCCAATAATCGTAGAATGTAAGGAGCTGCGGGTGTTGAAGCTGTCCAAGTGCGAGTGGCTCACTACGGGAGCGGTGGACGCTCTGACCCTGCACCAGAGCAAGCTGGTGGAGTTCGATATCTCGTATTGCGGTGCAATTGGCGAGCGGTGCCTAATCATATTTTTCAGGAGGCTCAACAATCTAACCGTCCTGTCACTGGCCAATACTCCAAGTGTAACCGACCAAGTGCTCATCCAAATAGGCAACTACTGCCGCGAACTGGAACACATCAACCTGATTGGCTGTGCCGCCATTTCCGACTATGGAGTGCA CGCCCTAACACAGAGCTGTCCGCTTCTGCAGTCGCTGATGGTGCAGCGTTGCCCGCTGGTCACCGAACGGGTGCTGGCCCCATTGCGTGGACGAGTCCACATCGATCGGCCAGGAATGAGCTACAACCTACCAGCCATGCACCACCATCGACTCTTTCTGCAAGTTTAA
- the synr gene encoding uncharacterized protein synr, translated as MGCGSSMETQTNPIVTEVSSAMQSRQNGAPAVMNIVEQYVRLDEQISKLEGTCPGPRMATAEAWVEHLRSKHEAMLGLEGMDLPTIRDREKDRVRETDPEEALPLPSYPMGRQGNQIVANTPTKDLAQLAYNLGVIGDARKASMHEDFFANLSDSAMYLLSIRYYGELLEHSKERLKTLMESYADLNELYVKQDGIIAYISGGTYMTRLEESIDEQLETARDTRDKLGSALEQWRICGLLLRASANSATQGLKQWRQLTRIIDPKQKLQWALDSRSLLHASMVSLDAAQLALPHVELKYMSHRQVLAVKHCNTYLITDIANKARYEHTTRVFTSYESNISKACTWLYDTFNNTLRSDFEKAEETVCGLAKTLRDHREEVFSTVQK; from the exons ATGGGCTGCGGCTCATCCATGGAGACACAGACGAATCCTATCGTCACGGAGGTCAGCTCAGCAATGCAGTCGCGCCAAAATGGTGCACCAGCAGTAATG AACATTGTGGAGCAGTATGTACGACTAGACGAACAGATATCTAAATTGGAGGGCACATGCCCGGGTCCGCGGATGGCCACCGCCGAGGCCTGGGTGGAACATCTACGGAGCAAGCACGAGGCCATGTTAGGACTCGAGGGCATGGACCTGCCTACGATACGGGACAGAGAGAAGGATAGGGTGAGGGAAACCGATCCGGAGGAAGCGCTGCCCTTGCCAAGCTACCCTATGGGCCGGCAGGGCAATCAAATTGTGGCCAACACACCTACCAAGGACCTCGCACAG TTGGCCTATAACCTGGGCGTGATTGGCGATGCCCGAAAGGCTTCCATGCACGAGGATTTCTTTGCCAACCTGAGCGACTCGGCTATGTATTTGCTCAGCATACGATATTACGGAGAGCTGTTGGAGCACAGTAAAGAGCGACTGAAGACCCTGATGGAGAGCTATGCGGATCTGAATGAACTATATGTAAAGCAGGACGGTATCATAGCTTACATAAGCGGTGGTACATACATGACCCGACTGGAGGAAAGCATCGATGAACAGCTGGAGACGGCCAGGGACACGAGAGATAAGTTGGGCAGTGCCTTGGAGCAGTGGCGAATCTGTGGCCTGCTGTTGAGAGCTTCGGCAAACTCCGCCACCCAGGGTCTAAAGCAGTGGCGACAGCTAACCAGGATAAT CGATCCCAAGCAGAAGCTCCAATGGGCCTTGGACAGCCGCAGCTTATTACACGCCTCGATGGTTTCTTTGGATGCGGCACAGCTGGCTCTGCCGCATGTAGAACTAAAGTACATGAGTCACCGCCAGGTACTGGCCGTCAAGCACTGCAATACCTACCTTATCACAGACATAGCCAACAAGGCGCG GTATGAGCACACCACTCGCGTCTTTACAAGTTACGAGTCCAATATCTCCAAAGCCTGCACGTGGCTGTACGATACATTTAACAACACCCTACGCAGTGACTTTGAAAAAGCGGAGGAAACTGTTTGTGGATTGGCTAAGACCCTGAGGGATCATCGGGAGGAAGTCTTTAGCACAGTCCAAAAATGA
- the LOC108124299 gene encoding serine protease 1-like, whose product MKVFLTILALVVASASAFESKVFVKDVPKASKIEGRITNGYPASEGKAPYAVGLGFSGGWWCGGSIIGNTWVLTAEHCISDSASVTVYFGATWRTNAQYTHWVGNGDFIKHPNADIALIRIPHVDFWHMVNKVELPSYNDRYNNYNEYWAVACGWGTTYDGSSLPDWLQCVDLQIVHNDECGWAYGSVGDNIICTRNVDGKSICQGDSGGPLVTHDGNKLVGVTNFVSGNGCQSGAPGGFQRVTYHLDWIRDHTGISY is encoded by the coding sequence ATGAAGGTGTTCCTTACTATTCTGGCTCTGGTTGTGGCTTCGGCCTCTGCTTTCGAAAGCAAGGTGTTCGTGAAGGATGTGCCCAAGGCCTCCAAGATCGAGGGACGTATCACCAACGGATACCCCGCATCCGAGGGCAAGGCTCCCTACGCCGTCGGTCTCGGCTTCAGCGGCGGTTGGTGGTGCGGTGGCTCCATCATTGGCAACACCTGGGTCCTGACTGCTGAGCACTGCATCAGTGATTCCGCTTCCGTTACCGTCTACTTCGGAGCCACCTGGCGCACCAACGCCCAGTACACCCACTGGGTTGGCAACGGTGACTTCATCAAGCACCCCAACGCTGACATTGCTCTGATCCGTATTCCCCACGTGGACTTCTGGCACATGGTCAACAAGGTTGAGCTGCCCAGCTACAACGATCGCTACAACAATTACAACGAATATTGGGCCGTTGCCTGCGGATGGGGCACCACCTATGACGGCAGCTCCCTACCCGACTGGCTCCAGTGCGTCGATCTCCAGATTGTTCACAACGACGAATGCGGCTGGGCCTACGGATCCGTCGGTGACAACATTATCTGCACCCGTAACGTTGATGGCAAGTCCATCTGCCAAGGAGATTCCGGTGGCCCATTGGTCACACACGACGGCAACAAACTGGTCGGAGTCACCAACTTCGTCTCTGGAAATGGATGCCAGTCTGGCGCCCCTGGTGGATTCCAGCGTGTCACCTACCACTTGGACTGGATCCGTGACCACACTGGCATTTCttactaa